One window of Zalophus californianus isolate mZalCal1 chromosome 3, mZalCal1.pri.v2, whole genome shotgun sequence genomic DNA carries:
- the ATP5MC3 gene encoding ATP synthase F(0) complex subunit C3, mitochondrial codes for MFACAKLACTPALIRAGSRVAYRPISASVLSRPEARTGEGSAVFNGAQNGVSQLIQREFQTSAINRDIDTAAKFIGAGAATVGVAGSGAGIGTVFGSLIIGYARNPSLKQQLFSYAILGFALSEAMGLFCLMVAFLILFAM; via the exons ATGTTCGCCTGCGCCAAGCTCGCCTGCACCCCCGCTCTG aTCCGAGCTGGATCCAGAGTTGCCTACAGACCAATTTCTGCATCAGTGTTATCTCGACCAGAGGCTAGGACTGGAGAG ggCTCTGCGGTATTTAATGGGGCCCAGAATGGTGTGTCTCAACTAATCCAAAGGGAGTTTCAGACCAGTGCAATCAACAGAGACATTGATACTGCTGCGAAATTTATTGGTGCAGGTGCTGCAACAGTGGGAGTGGCTGGTTCTGGTGCTGGTATTGGAACAGTCTTTGGCAGCCTTATCATTGGTTATGCCAG AAACCCTTCGCTGAAGCAGCAGCTGTTCTCATATGCTATCCTGGGATTTGCCTTGTCTGAAGCTATGGGTCTCTTTTGTTTGATGGTTGCTTTCTTGATTTTGTTTGCCATGTAA